The following proteins are encoded in a genomic region of Polynucleobacter paludilacus:
- the clpS gene encoding ATP-dependent Clp protease adapter ClpS: MVLMSRAPKNPVSGNPVNPHVEDTILLEKQAEKLKAPSMFKVLLMNDDYTPMEFVVMVIQEYFNKDHETATRIMLQVHLAGKGVCGIFTRDVAATKVHQVVELSREAGHPLQCTMEEV, encoded by the coding sequence ATGGTTCTCATGAGTCGCGCTCCCAAAAATCCCGTATCTGGAAATCCTGTTAATCCTCATGTAGAGGACACGATTCTGCTTGAAAAACAAGCGGAGAAGTTAAAGGCACCATCGATGTTCAAGGTCTTATTAATGAATGACGATTACACCCCGATGGAGTTTGTCGTGATGGTCATTCAGGAGTATTTCAATAAAGACCACGAAACAGCGACGCGCATCATGTTGCAAGTTCATTTGGCCGGCAAAGGTGTTTGCGGAATTTTTACCCGGGATGTTGCTGCTACCAAAGTTCATCAAGTTGTCGAGCTCTCCCGCGAAGCGGGCCACCCATTACAGTGCACCATGGAGGAAGTATGA
- a CDS encoding cold-shock protein translates to MATGIVKWFNDAKGFGFIKPDDGEEELFAHFSAITMAGFKTLKEGQKVTFDITQGPKGKQATNIQGA, encoded by the coding sequence ATGGCGACCGGAATTGTTAAGTGGTTCAATGATGCAAAAGGTTTTGGTTTTATCAAACCTGATGATGGTGAAGAAGAGTTGTTCGCGCACTTCAGCGCGATTACTATGGCGGGTTTCAAAACCCTCAAAGAAGGCCAGAAGGTAACGTTTGATATTACCCAAGGTCCTAAAGGAAAACAAGCTACCAATATTCAAGGTGCCTGA
- a CDS encoding DUF192 domain-containing protein → MNPNSHLLFTQRICIALLVAISFSANAQVNSGLPTIQLKAGMYAIQAEVADNPNLREVGLMNRTSLPSNSGMLFIFEQKAGNCFWMKNTKLPLSIAFIADDGRIVNIEEMQADTTNNHCPKAPIRYALEMNKGWFSDRVIVPGNVIQGLPKR, encoded by the coding sequence ATGAACCCAAACTCTCATCTACTTTTTACTCAACGTATTTGCATAGCCTTGCTTGTCGCTATATCTTTCTCTGCGAATGCCCAAGTCAATTCCGGCTTGCCCACAATTCAACTCAAAGCGGGCATGTATGCCATTCAAGCTGAAGTTGCTGACAACCCCAATCTCAGAGAAGTTGGGCTAATGAATCGGACTAGCTTGCCTAGCAACTCCGGCATGCTCTTTATCTTTGAGCAAAAGGCAGGTAATTGCTTTTGGATGAAAAACACCAAGTTACCACTCTCCATTGCATTTATTGCTGATGACGGCAGGATCGTGAATATTGAAGAGATGCAAGCCGACACCACCAACAACCACTGCCCAAAAGCACCCATTCGTTACGCACTAGAAATGAACAAAGGATGGTTCTCTGATCGGGTGATTGTTCCTGGCAATGTGATTCAGGGGCTGCCTAAAAGATAA
- a CDS encoding pyrimidine/purine nucleoside phosphorylase, which yields MQFDQVSVGKKANVFFDGKCVSHTVTMPNGVRKSVGVVLPSTLRFDLSTKEVMEVVDGNAFVSINGAPEQEFKTGQSWTVEKGGYFIIRAEDPVHYVCHFE from the coding sequence ATGCAATTTGATCAAGTTTCTGTAGGTAAAAAAGCCAATGTCTTTTTTGACGGTAAGTGCGTTTCGCATACCGTGACGATGCCTAATGGTGTGCGTAAATCGGTTGGTGTTGTTCTGCCTAGTACTCTTCGCTTTGACCTCAGTACTAAAGAAGTAATGGAAGTGGTAGATGGCAATGCCTTTGTTAGCATCAACGGCGCCCCTGAGCAGGAGTTCAAGACAGGCCAGAGTTGGACAGTTGAGAAGGGTGGCTATTTTATTATTCGCGCTGAAGACCCAGTGCACTACGTTTGCCACTTTGAATAA
- a CDS encoding argininosuccinate synthase: MSDIKKAVLAYSGGLDTSVILKWLQDTYQCEIVTFTADLGQGEELEPARTKALQFGIKPENIFIDDLREEFVRDFVFPMFRANTVYEGEYLLGTSIARPLIAKRQIEIARKTRADAVSHGATGKGNDQVRFELGYYALEPGIKVIAPWREWDLLSREKLMAYAEKHGIPVEMKHKQGGSPYSMDANLLHISYEGRHLENPNAEAEESMWRWTVSPEKAPDAAQIIEIEFRAGDPVAIDGKAYKPHELLAELNRLGGMHGIGRLDLVENRFVGMKSRGCYETPGGTILLKAHRGIESITLDREVAHLKDDLMPRYASLIYNGLWWSPERLALQTLIDHTQQQVNGVVRLKLYKGSVSVISRDSANTLFDQNIATFDDDGGAYNQADAGGFIKLNALRMRIAEIAKRKRATK; this comes from the coding sequence ATGTCTGATATTAAAAAAGCCGTACTAGCCTACTCAGGTGGTCTCGATACCAGTGTGATCCTGAAATGGTTACAAGATACTTATCAATGTGAAATCGTCACCTTCACTGCTGACTTGGGTCAGGGTGAAGAGCTTGAGCCTGCAAGAACGAAGGCTCTGCAATTTGGCATCAAGCCTGAGAATATTTTTATCGATGATCTGCGTGAAGAGTTTGTGCGTGATTTTGTATTTCCGATGTTCCGCGCCAATACAGTTTATGAAGGTGAGTATTTGCTGGGTACTTCAATTGCAAGACCGCTGATTGCTAAGCGCCAAATTGAGATCGCTCGCAAGACTCGTGCTGATGCGGTATCGCACGGCGCTACTGGTAAAGGTAATGATCAAGTGCGTTTTGAACTGGGTTATTACGCTCTTGAGCCTGGCATTAAAGTGATCGCACCTTGGCGTGAGTGGGATCTACTCTCTCGTGAAAAATTGATGGCCTATGCTGAGAAGCATGGCATCCCGGTCGAGATGAAACACAAGCAAGGTGGTTCACCTTATTCAATGGATGCCAATCTCTTGCATATCAGCTATGAAGGTCGTCATCTCGAGAATCCCAACGCGGAAGCGGAAGAATCCATGTGGCGTTGGACAGTGTCTCCTGAAAAAGCGCCCGATGCAGCGCAAATCATAGAAATTGAATTTCGTGCTGGCGATCCTGTTGCTATCGACGGCAAAGCCTATAAGCCTCATGAACTCTTGGCTGAGCTCAATCGCTTAGGTGGTATGCATGGTATTGGCCGCTTAGATTTGGTTGAAAACCGTTTTGTTGGTATGAAGAGTCGTGGTTGTTATGAAACGCCTGGTGGCACTATATTGCTCAAGGCCCACCGCGGAATTGAAAGCATTACCCTTGATCGTGAAGTGGCACACCTGAAAGATGACTTGATGCCTCGGTATGCTAGCCTGATCTATAACGGCCTATGGTGGTCTCCTGAGCGCTTAGCTTTACAAACCTTGATCGATCATACCCAGCAACAAGTGAATGGGGTGGTTCGTCTCAAGCTCTACAAAGGTTCTGTGTCGGTGATTTCAAGAGATTCTGCTAACACGCTGTTTGATCAGAACATTGCGACTTTTGATGATGACGGCGGTGCGTATAACCAAGCTGATGCTGGTGGCTTCATTAAGCTCAATGCCTTACGGATGCGGATTGCTGAAATTGCAAAACGTAAGCGGGCTACCAAGTAA
- the argF gene encoding ornithine carbamoyltransferase, whose translation MQAQNAVASSTKTSLAKPQVPGQVKHYLQFADLTREEYDYLLLRAAWLKAKFKSYETWHPLHDRTLAMIFEKHSTRTRLSFEAGIHQLGGHAVYLNTRDTQLGRGEPVEDAAQVISRMTDIIMIRTFGQEIIERFAANSRVPVINGLTNEYHPCQVLADIFTFVETRGPIQGKTVAWVGDANNMAYTWLQAAEKLDFQLRFSAPAGYQLDMSRIGTNALKHLTICADPKEACKGADLVTTDVWTSMGYEEENSTRMSAFKDWIVSQELMSLAKPRAVFMHCLPAHRGEEVTAEVIDGPQSVVWEEAENRLHVQKALMEYLLCGRLD comes from the coding sequence ATGCAAGCTCAAAATGCAGTAGCTAGCTCCACCAAAACTTCTCTGGCAAAACCCCAGGTCCCAGGGCAGGTCAAACACTACTTACAGTTTGCCGATCTGACTCGTGAGGAATATGACTACCTTTTATTGAGAGCGGCTTGGCTGAAGGCTAAATTCAAAAGCTACGAGACTTGGCATCCATTACATGATCGCACGCTTGCGATGATCTTTGAGAAGCACTCTACTCGAACCCGTCTGTCTTTCGAGGCAGGCATTCATCAGCTCGGCGGACATGCGGTTTATCTCAATACCCGTGATACCCAATTAGGTCGGGGTGAGCCAGTTGAAGACGCAGCCCAAGTCATTTCTCGAATGACTGACATTATTATGATTCGCACTTTTGGTCAGGAGATCATCGAGCGCTTTGCTGCAAACTCCCGTGTGCCAGTAATCAATGGTTTAACCAACGAATACCATCCATGCCAAGTCTTGGCAGATATCTTCACTTTTGTGGAGACGCGTGGCCCCATACAGGGCAAGACAGTAGCTTGGGTGGGTGATGCCAATAATATGGCTTACACCTGGTTGCAGGCTGCTGAGAAACTCGATTTCCAATTACGCTTCTCTGCCCCAGCCGGTTATCAGTTAGATATGTCTCGTATTGGTACCAATGCTTTAAAGCATTTGACCATTTGCGCTGATCCTAAAGAAGCCTGTAAGGGTGCTGATTTAGTCACCACGGATGTTTGGACCAGCATGGGCTACGAAGAGGAAAATTCCACTCGTATGAGCGCATTCAAAGACTGGATTGTTTCTCAAGAGCTGATGTCCTTAGCAAAACCCAGGGCGGTGTTTATGCATTGCTTGCCAGCCCATCGTGGTGAAGAAGTGACTGCAGAAGTGATTGATGGTCCCCAAAGCGTTGTTTGGGAAGAAGCAGAAAATCGTTTGCATGTTCAAAAAGCCTTGATGGAGTATTTGCTCTGCGGTCGTTTGGATTAA
- a CDS encoding DUF3579 domain-containing protein — protein MNHKKLFIQGITSSGKPFRPSDWAERLCGVMASFRPPGESGDPRFTYSPYVTPVLIAQVKCVVIDTRLGDLDPRALDFVVNFAKDNGLPIEEACEFEPQSRT, from the coding sequence TTGAACCACAAAAAGCTTTTTATTCAAGGCATTACAAGCTCAGGCAAGCCCTTTAGGCCCAGCGATTGGGCTGAACGCCTGTGCGGTGTGATGGCATCCTTCAGACCCCCAGGTGAATCTGGAGACCCTCGCTTTACCTACTCACCCTACGTAACACCTGTCCTGATCGCACAAGTCAAATGCGTTGTCATCGATACTCGATTGGGAGACCTCGACCCACGCGCACTCGACTTTGTCGTGAACTTTGCCAAAGACAATGGACTACCAATTGAAGAGGCTTGTGAGTTCGAGCCTCAATCACGCACCTAG
- the rpsT gene encoding 30S ribosomal protein S20 → MANTAQARKRARQAVKQNEHNSSLRSKLRTSIKTVRKAIEAGDKATAAKVFAATQATIDKIADKKIAHKNTAARQKSRLSAAIKAMAA, encoded by the coding sequence ATGGCCAATACCGCACAAGCGCGTAAACGCGCACGGCAGGCAGTAAAACAGAATGAGCACAATTCCAGCTTACGTTCTAAGCTGCGTACTTCTATTAAGACAGTACGTAAAGCAATTGAGGCTGGTGATAAGGCAACTGCTGCAAAAGTTTTCGCAGCAACCCAAGCTACTATCGACAAGATTGCTGACAAGAAGATTGCTCATAAAAATACTGCAGCACGTCAGAAGTCCCGTTTGTCTGCAGCTATCAAGGCAATGGCAGCGTAA
- the murJ gene encoding murein biosynthesis integral membrane protein MurJ: MNLLSAAAKVSSLTMISRITGLLRETLIARSFGASEWTDAFNVAFRLPNLLRRLFAEGAFSQAFVPILGEVSSQGDVKQSQILINAVATLLFWALLLTVILGVLGAPVLIMVIATGFDGGPAYEASVVMTRIMFPYIGLISMVSLSAGILNTFQRFAIPAFTPVLLNLSLIAGAIFLSPHLAQPIYGLACGVLLGGVLQLAIQIPALSRLGLLPRIALLPGVIVSAARNPEARRVLRLMGPAVFAVSVAQISLIINTNIASRLPAGSVSWLSYADRLMEFPTALLGVALGTVLLPSLSKANAQNDLEHAGELLIWGLQLTFLLAAPCAIALFLFGQPIAATLYNYGKFNAVDVVMTQHALSAYGVGLIGLILVKILAPGFYSRQDIRTPVKIGLIVLVCTQLANLIFVPWLGHAGLALSVGVGACLNASLLWIGLRKRGALPSHPWGKYLAQLFFALIPFSLLLYYAAGAHDWIELRSAPWTRIGLLAGWLIAAGAVYFAALALVGIRWQKFLRHAK; this comes from the coding sequence ATGAACCTGCTTTCTGCTGCCGCCAAAGTCAGTTCCCTGACCATGATTTCCCGTATTACGGGACTCCTCAGAGAAACGCTGATTGCCCGTAGCTTTGGGGCTTCAGAGTGGACAGACGCCTTTAATGTGGCCTTCCGACTCCCGAATTTGCTGCGGCGTCTCTTTGCTGAAGGGGCCTTTTCCCAAGCATTTGTGCCGATTTTGGGCGAGGTCTCCAGCCAAGGGGATGTAAAGCAGTCCCAAATCCTGATCAATGCGGTGGCAACCCTCTTGTTTTGGGCCTTACTGCTTACGGTCATCTTGGGCGTTTTGGGCGCCCCAGTTCTGATTATGGTGATTGCTACGGGTTTTGATGGTGGTCCCGCCTATGAGGCAAGCGTAGTCATGACCCGCATCATGTTTCCCTATATCGGCTTGATATCGATGGTCTCGCTCTCAGCGGGCATCCTCAATACCTTCCAGCGTTTCGCTATTCCGGCTTTTACTCCTGTTCTTCTCAATCTTTCCCTGATCGCTGGGGCGATTTTCCTCTCGCCACATCTGGCGCAACCCATTTATGGCCTCGCTTGTGGCGTTCTATTGGGGGGCGTTTTGCAATTAGCGATTCAGATTCCAGCCCTTTCTCGCTTGGGACTATTACCTCGCATCGCGCTATTGCCTGGCGTAATTGTGAGTGCAGCACGCAATCCCGAGGCTCGCCGAGTACTCCGTCTGATGGGCCCTGCAGTCTTTGCGGTATCGGTGGCGCAAATCTCACTCATTATCAATACCAATATCGCCTCTCGTTTGCCAGCTGGAAGTGTTTCCTGGTTGTCCTATGCAGATCGACTAATGGAGTTTCCCACGGCATTGCTGGGTGTTGCTCTCGGTACTGTTTTACTTCCCAGCCTCAGCAAAGCCAATGCGCAAAACGATTTAGAGCACGCTGGAGAATTGCTTATCTGGGGGCTGCAATTGACTTTCCTGTTGGCAGCACCTTGCGCAATCGCCCTCTTTTTGTTTGGGCAACCAATTGCGGCGACGCTCTATAACTACGGCAAATTTAATGCAGTCGATGTGGTGATGACCCAGCATGCCCTGTCAGCATATGGCGTCGGCTTAATAGGTCTGATCCTGGTCAAAATTTTGGCTCCTGGTTTTTATTCTCGGCAAGATATCCGCACGCCCGTCAAAATTGGTCTGATCGTCTTGGTCTGCACTCAGCTAGCTAATCTTATTTTTGTTCCTTGGCTAGGTCATGCTGGCCTGGCACTTTCAGTAGGAGTGGGCGCTTGCCTCAACGCTAGCCTTTTATGGATAGGCCTGAGAAAGCGCGGGGCTTTACCATCTCATCCTTGGGGGAAATACTTGGCCCAATTATTTTTTGCGCTCATCCCCTTCTCCCTGCTGCTGTATTACGCAGCTGGAGCCCATGACTGGATTGAGCTACGCTCGGCGCCCTGGACCCGTATTGGCTTATTAGCAGGCTGGTTAATAGCCGCCGGCGCCGTTTACTTTGCCGCCCTGGCTTTAGTCGGAATTCGCTGGCAAAAATTTCTGCGTCATGCAAAATAG
- a CDS encoding SirB1 family protein produces the protein MPTQQLDYFASLVAEDEHLPLTEAAIAIAQHAYPDLDVQGVLDHIDQMAEKLKTRITPETSAIQRLQILKHYFYTELGFGPNPNDFYAPENSYLHQIIDNRRGIPISLAILMMELGNQIGLKIRGVSFPNHFMMRISLQQGEIIMDPLTGASLSKNELQEMLDPYLDAKGYRGELSLPLNIFLRASSPREILSRFLRNLKMIYSEHERWERLLGVQERLVILLPDSLEEIRDRGLIFAQLEYLRPALADMQRYLRESPEAEDATEIRDHIATLEGQTKLH, from the coding sequence ATGCCAACCCAACAACTCGACTACTTTGCCTCCTTAGTTGCTGAGGACGAACACCTCCCCTTAACTGAAGCGGCTATCGCAATTGCCCAGCACGCCTACCCCGACCTGGATGTGCAAGGAGTACTTGATCATATTGATCAAATGGCAGAGAAACTCAAGACTCGCATTACGCCAGAAACTTCTGCGATCCAGCGCCTGCAGATTCTGAAACATTACTTTTATACCGAACTTGGTTTTGGTCCAAATCCAAACGATTTCTACGCTCCCGAGAATTCCTATCTGCATCAGATCATTGATAACCGTCGTGGCATTCCTATTTCCTTAGCTATCTTGATGATGGAATTAGGCAATCAAATTGGCTTGAAGATCCGCGGGGTATCTTTTCCAAATCACTTCATGATGCGCATCTCCTTGCAGCAAGGCGAGATCATTATGGATCCGCTTACAGGCGCATCTCTCTCGAAAAACGAATTACAAGAGATGCTTGATCCATATCTAGATGCCAAGGGTTACCGCGGTGAGCTGAGCTTGCCCTTGAATATCTTTTTGCGTGCATCAAGCCCCAGAGAAATTCTGTCGCGCTTTTTGAGAAACCTCAAAATGATTTACTCCGAACATGAGCGCTGGGAGCGACTGCTAGGCGTTCAAGAGCGTCTAGTGATTTTGCTACCCGATTCATTGGAAGAAATTCGGGATCGCGGACTCATCTTTGCCCAACTAGAGTATTTGCGTCCAGCCTTAGCCGATATGCAGCGGTATTTGCGCGAGTCACCTGAGGCAGAAGATGCGACTGAAATTCGCGATCACATTGCTACTCTCGAGGGCCAAACCAAGCTGCATTGA
- a CDS encoding VTT domain-containing protein, which produces MQLGDLFLHIDRHLDLVIAQYGYWAYGFLFAIVFAETGLVVAPFLPGDSLLFIAGAYCATEHFNMGTLSIGLVLAAVLGNTVNYFIGRWIGHRVFSSQSRWIDQKALRKTHGFYEKHGGKTIVLARFLPIIRTFAPFIAGVSEMNFARFQLFNITGALLWVVILVVAGYFFGNIPVIRQNLNIIVLIGVGAAALPVILAGLYKIFKPKS; this is translated from the coding sequence ATGCAATTGGGCGACCTGTTTTTACACATTGATCGCCACTTAGATTTAGTCATTGCGCAATATGGTTACTGGGCTTATGGCTTTTTGTTTGCTATTGTCTTTGCAGAAACGGGCTTAGTAGTTGCCCCCTTTCTGCCAGGCGACTCTCTGCTCTTTATTGCCGGCGCCTATTGTGCGACAGAGCATTTCAATATGGGTACGCTGTCGATTGGCTTGGTATTGGCTGCAGTATTGGGCAATACCGTGAACTATTTCATTGGGCGCTGGATTGGTCATCGGGTCTTTAGTAGTCAATCGCGTTGGATCGACCAAAAGGCTTTGCGAAAGACACACGGCTTCTACGAAAAACATGGTGGTAAGACGATTGTGTTGGCCAGATTTTTGCCAATTATTCGGACCTTTGCACCATTCATTGCTGGCGTCTCGGAGATGAACTTCGCCCGCTTTCAATTATTCAACATTACGGGCGCACTATTGTGGGTTGTGATCCTGGTAGTAGCAGGATATTTTTTTGGAAATATTCCCGTGATTCGTCAGAACCTCAACATCATCGTTTTAATTGGGGTTGGTGCTGCTGCACTGCCCGTGATTCTGGCTGGTCTCTATAAAATCTTTAAGCCCAAATCCTAA
- the miaA gene encoding tRNA (adenosine(37)-N6)-dimethylallyltransferase MiaA has translation MQTELHIQPEHSPVLCIVGPTGSGKTHLAMMLAEQAQSRGKALEIISMDSALVYRGLDIGSAKPTLAERAAVPHHLIDILDPTESYSAARFANDAKKLCTTIRERGNIPIIVGGTMLYWRAWAFGLSSLPPANPEIRARLDEEGKQFGWPAMHQKLSLIDPITAQRLEANDSQRVQRALEVYEATGKTMSAWLADAPIEDGREGSDIPSWITLVSLEPSDRAKLHGLLEKRFDQMLKQGFIEEVEGLRQNPGLHADLPAIRSVGYRQAWEYLEGKTTLEEMRYKALAATRQLGKRQLTWLRAIAGRKVFDSFNPKELEAALAYCQETLKI, from the coding sequence ATGCAAACTGAACTTCACATTCAGCCCGAGCATTCACCAGTCTTATGTATTGTTGGTCCGACTGGCTCCGGCAAAACCCATCTAGCGATGATGCTAGCGGAGCAGGCTCAATCTCGAGGGAAAGCTCTTGAAATCATCAGCATGGATTCTGCCTTGGTCTATCGCGGTCTTGATATCGGTAGCGCTAAGCCCACGCTCGCCGAACGGGCTGCAGTACCCCACCATCTGATTGATATTCTGGACCCAACTGAGTCCTATTCAGCTGCGCGCTTTGCAAACGATGCAAAAAAACTCTGCACTACTATTCGTGAGCGCGGCAACATTCCAATCATTGTTGGCGGCACTATGCTTTATTGGCGGGCATGGGCCTTTGGTCTCTCGAGCCTGCCTCCGGCCAACCCAGAGATTCGTGCTCGTCTTGATGAAGAAGGAAAACAATTCGGCTGGCCTGCAATGCATCAAAAACTATCCTTGATTGATCCCATCACAGCGCAACGCCTCGAGGCAAATGATTCACAACGCGTGCAACGTGCTTTAGAAGTTTATGAGGCTACCGGCAAAACCATGTCGGCATGGTTGGCTGATGCGCCAATCGAAGATGGTCGCGAAGGCTCCGACATTCCTTCATGGATCACATTAGTTTCTCTAGAACCCAGTGATCGCGCAAAACTCCATGGCCTACTCGAGAAACGGTTCGATCAAATGCTCAAGCAGGGATTTATAGAAGAGGTCGAAGGCTTACGACAAAATCCCGGACTTCATGCTGACTTACCAGCGATTCGCTCAGTCGGCTACCGACAGGCATGGGAGTATTTGGAAGGTAAAACAACTTTGGAAGAGATGCGCTACAAGGCCTTAGCAGCTACCAGACAACTTGGTAAACGTCAGCTTACTTGGCTTAGAGCGATCGCAGGACGCAAAGTGTTTGATTCGTTTAACCCAAAAGAACTCGAAGCTGCTTTAGCGTACTGCCAAGAAACTCTAAAAATTTAG
- the purM gene encoding phosphoribosylformylglycinamidine cyclo-ligase, translated as MTSSSSSSSKGLSYRDAGVDIDAGDDLVDRIKPLAKKTMREGVLAGIGGFGALFEVPKRYQEPVLVSGTDGVGTKLRLAFEWNRHDTIGQDLVAMSVNDILVQGAEPLFFLDYFACGKLTVDTAATVVGGIAKGCELAGCALIGGETAEMPGMYPPGEYDLAGFAVGAVEKSKIINGSTIVPGDVVLAIASSGAHSNGYSLVRKIIERAGAKPSDDLGGLALGDVVMAPTEIYVKPLLKLIGELNVKGMAHITGGGLVDNVPRVLPENTQAVLHRDSWEMPALFRWLQMKGGVADAEMVRVFNCGIGMVVIVSPDQADTAIASLATQGLKAWVVGEVRELPPGAPQTIVI; from the coding sequence ATGACTTCATCTAGTTCCTCATCCTCCAAGGGCCTTTCTTATCGTGATGCTGGCGTCGATATCGACGCCGGAGATGATTTGGTTGATCGGATTAAGCCTTTGGCCAAAAAAACCATGCGCGAGGGTGTTTTAGCTGGTATTGGGGGCTTTGGGGCTTTATTTGAGGTGCCCAAGCGCTATCAGGAGCCTGTCTTAGTGTCTGGTACCGACGGGGTCGGAACTAAGCTTCGCTTGGCTTTTGAGTGGAATCGCCACGACACCATCGGCCAAGACTTGGTGGCGATGAGTGTCAATGACATTCTGGTCCAGGGTGCTGAACCTCTCTTTTTCTTGGATTACTTTGCTTGTGGCAAGTTGACAGTAGACACTGCTGCAACTGTGGTGGGTGGCATTGCTAAAGGATGCGAGCTAGCAGGATGCGCATTGATTGGTGGTGAAACTGCTGAAATGCCAGGCATGTATCCTCCGGGTGAATATGATCTTGCGGGATTTGCGGTAGGTGCAGTTGAAAAATCCAAAATTATTAATGGCTCAACCATTGTCCCTGGCGATGTCGTGCTTGCGATCGCCTCTAGCGGCGCGCACTCTAATGGTTACTCATTGGTTCGAAAAATTATTGAGCGGGCCGGCGCAAAGCCAAGCGATGATCTTGGAGGTCTGGCTCTCGGCGATGTCGTAATGGCTCCAACTGAAATCTATGTCAAACCTCTCTTGAAGTTAATTGGCGAGCTGAACGTTAAAGGTATGGCCCATATCACCGGTGGTGGTTTGGTGGATAACGTCCCTCGCGTGCTTCCCGAAAATACGCAAGCAGTCTTGCATCGGGATAGCTGGGAAATGCCCGCACTCTTCCGTTGGTTACAAATGAAGGGCGGCGTTGCCGACGCAGAAATGGTTCGGGTCTTTAACTGTGGCATTGGGATGGTGGTGATCGTCTCACCTGATCAGGCTGATACTGCGATTGCTTCATTAGCAACCCAAGGGCTCAAAGCGTGGGTCGTGGGTGAAGTGCGCGAACTTCCACCAGGCGCCCCACAAACTATCGTTATCTAA
- a CDS encoding AI-2E family transporter, with product MAEIFTPFLAAFILAYILRPVCTWLGRQRLPHPVAALISMVLGLIVLFSILALFGSLLKQEIPLIRSQAPDWIQNIQAWLEPKLVQFHIQLDWGSLQTSATQKITQHLSDNADSLMSTTFDTVLMSGSSLATAFINSVLILFVMFYLLLDWHHFFQFLKKLIPVRAQATVQQLAMQADALLSQYLRGMFIVITIMATYYSCGLSLVGLNGAIPLGIFTALMIVIPYIGIALGFSLAIITTLLQFGVDIHMIGVMAVYGGGQMIEGFFLTPRLVGERIGLHPVAVLFALLFFGQLFGFFGVLLALPISAVTLVLVKFAWQRYQQSSWYQK from the coding sequence ATGGCTGAAATTTTTACTCCTTTTTTAGCAGCATTTATTCTTGCTTACATTCTAAGACCCGTTTGCACGTGGCTTGGACGGCAGCGCCTGCCTCATCCAGTTGCCGCCTTAATTTCAATGGTACTGGGCTTAATCGTTCTGTTTTCCATTCTGGCACTCTTTGGCAGCCTCCTAAAACAAGAAATTCCCCTCATTCGCTCCCAGGCGCCCGATTGGATCCAAAACATCCAAGCTTGGCTTGAACCCAAGCTCGTCCAGTTTCATATCCAACTCGATTGGGGCAGCTTACAAACTTCAGCCACTCAAAAGATCACCCAACATCTCAGCGACAACGCCGATAGTTTGATGAGCACAACATTTGACACCGTATTAATGTCGGGCAGCTCCTTAGCAACTGCCTTTATCAATTCAGTGCTGATTCTCTTTGTAATGTTTTACTTGCTGCTCGATTGGCATCATTTTTTTCAGTTTCTCAAAAAGTTGATTCCTGTAAGAGCGCAAGCAACTGTTCAGCAATTAGCAATGCAAGCAGACGCTCTGTTATCCCAATATCTCAGAGGGATGTTCATTGTCATTACGATCATGGCTACTTACTACAGCTGCGGCCTTTCTCTTGTGGGCTTGAATGGCGCAATTCCTCTGGGTATCTTTACCGCATTAATGATTGTGATTCCTTACATCGGCATTGCTTTAGGTTTTAGCTTAGCCATCATCACAACCTTACTCCAATTCGGCGTCGATATTCACATGATCGGGGTCATGGCAGTTTATGGTGGTGGCCAAATGATCGAGGGCTTTTTTCTCACGCCACGCCTAGTGGGAGAGCGAATTGGACTCCATCCAGTAGCAGTGTTATTTGCCTTATTATTTTTCGGGCAATTGTTTGGTTTCTTCGGCGTATTACTCGCACTACCCATTAGCGCAGTGACATTGGTTCTCGTCAAATTTGCTTGGCAACGCTATCAACAGAGCTCTTGGTATCAGAAATAG